A DNA window from Verrucomicrobiaceae bacterium contains the following coding sequences:
- a CDS encoding prepilin-type N-terminal cleavage/methylation domain-containing protein has product MHSHRTNLQKGFSLFEMLMVVAFIGILASIAVPMMSTDDGFYAARDRRNAQELVSTSVMAQAAGLDFVRGDSLEDILRAVSRGGVVTRGSLKGRSFSVPGLSEEDIKGAAKYVSLNNGALQYSYAGQTSVAATVSYRMEQ; this is encoded by the coding sequence ATCCACTCCCATCGCACTAACCTTCAGAAGGGCTTCAGCCTCTTCGAAATGCTCATGGTAGTCGCTTTCATTGGCATCTTAGCCTCCATCGCCGTCCCCATGATGAGCACGGATGATGGATTCTATGCCGCACGCGATCGTCGCAATGCCCAGGAACTCGTCTCCACGAGTGTGATGGCGCAGGCTGCTGGACTCGACTTCGTCCGTGGAGACAGTCTAGAAGACATTTTACGAGCCGTCAGCCGTGGTGGCGTGGTCACCCGTGGATCGCTCAAAGGACGCAGCTTTTCAGTCCCAGGACTGAGCGAGGAAGACATCAAAGGTGCCGCCAAGTATGTGAGCCTTAATAATGGTGCTCTCCAGTATTCTTACGCTGGCCAGACCTCCGTGGCCGCCACGGTCAGCTACCGGATGGAGCAATAA